A window from Rhinolophus sinicus isolate RSC01 linkage group LG01, ASM3656204v1, whole genome shotgun sequence encodes these proteins:
- the LOC109445249 gene encoding heterogeneous nuclear ribonucleoprotein A1 gives MPKSESPKEPEQLWKLFIGGLSFETTDESLRRHFEQWGTLTDCVVMRNPNTKCSRGFGFVTYITVGEVDTAMNARPHKVDGRVVEPKRAVSREDAQRPGAHLTVKKIFVGGIKEDTEEHHLRDYFEKYGKIEVIEIMTDRGSGKKRGFAFVTFDDHDSVDKIVIQKYHTVNGQNCEVRKTLSKQEMASASSSQRGRSGSGNFGGGRGGGFGGNDNFGRGGNFSG, from the coding sequence ATGCCTAAGTCAGAGTCTCCCAAAGAGCCTGAACAGCTGTGGAAGCTCTTCATCGGAGGTTTGAGCTTTGAAACAACTGATGAGAGTCTAAGGCGCCATTTTGAGCAATGGGGAACGCTCACAGACTGTGTGGTGATGAGAAACCCAAATACCAAGTGCTCCAGAGGCTTTGGGTTTGTCACCTATATCACTGTGGGGGAGGTAGATACAGCCATGAATGCAAGGCCACACAAGGTGGATGGAAGAGTTGTGGAACCAAAGAGGGCTGTCTCAAGAGAAGATGCTCAAAGACCTGGTGCCCACTTAACtgtgaaaaagatttttgttggtggtattaaagaagacactgaagaacATCACCTAagagattattttgaaaagtatggGAAAATTGAAGTGATTGAAATCATGACTGACCGAGGCAGTGGCAAGAAGAGAGGCTTTGCTTTTGTAACCTTTGATGACCATGACTCTGTAGACAAGATTGTCATTCAGAAATACCATACTGTGAATGGCCAAAACTGTGAAGTAAGGAAAACCCTATCTAAGCAAGAGATGGCTAGTGCTTCATCCAGTCAAAGAGGTCgaagtggttctggaaacttCGGTGGTGGTCGAGGAGGTGGCTTTGGTGGGAATGACAACTTTGGTCGTGGAGGAAACTTCAGTGGTTGA